Proteins from one Methanococcus maripaludis C5 genomic window:
- a CDS encoding formylmethanofuran dehydrogenase subunit A produces MTKMVIKGGTVYDPLNGIDGEVMDIFIKDGKIVESLSDGELKDAKILDVKGKVVMPGGVDSHTHVAGPKVNTGRVMCPEDHYKSPLKKTHNTHCGSGEIVPSTYAQGYKYSSMGYTTLFEAAVPPMLARHTHEEFKVMPIVDKAGYLLLGSNWFVMKYLKEGNVEKAAAYVAWALETTKTFGIKLVNPAGVESWAWGKNVHSLEEENIHFGISSGEVINGLGEVNEMLGLPMSIHLHANNLGHPGNWEFTIDTMDVAKNIKPAVKKQGYDTGVKTKYSHEREQSLYMTHMQFHSFGGTSWKDFESKAEEISKYVNKSDHVVMDSGSVAFGNAICMTGDGPGLYDLAVMNGQKWANVDVELECGSGVVPFTYSMKNKVHSVQWAIGLELLLLTDPKKVIMTTDNPNAGPFTKYPLVITWLMSQKAREDTMKICNKWAGERSGLEGNGKEYSLYDLATVTRATSAKAIGMGHRKGHLSPGADADITVYDISPDYNPNDYKAIEKAFTTALYTIKDGEVITKDGRIIETPKGRTYYIDARFDDELQKEIVADVQDWFRRYYTVNFSNYPVPELYLTKPTPLNINVR; encoded by the coding sequence ATGACCAAAATGGTTATAAAAGGCGGGACAGTTTATGATCCCCTAAATGGTATTGATGGAGAAGTAATGGATATCTTCATCAAGGACGGGAAGATTGTCGAAAGCCTGTCCGATGGCGAATTAAAAGATGCTAAAATCTTGGATGTAAAAGGAAAAGTGGTAATGCCTGGAGGAGTTGACTCACACACTCACGTAGCAGGGCCTAAAGTAAATACTGGAAGAGTAATGTGTCCAGAAGATCACTACAAATCTCCTTTGAAAAAAACCCACAATACGCACTGCGGTTCGGGAGAAATAGTTCCTTCAACTTATGCACAGGGGTACAAATATTCTTCAATGGGTTACACAACCTTATTTGAAGCAGCAGTACCTCCAATGCTTGCAAGGCACACTCACGAAGAGTTTAAAGTAATGCCAATCGTTGACAAAGCAGGATATCTCCTTTTAGGAAGCAACTGGTTTGTAATGAAATATTTAAAAGAAGGAAACGTTGAAAAAGCGGCTGCATACGTTGCATGGGCGCTTGAAACAACAAAAACTTTTGGTATTAAACTCGTAAACCCTGCAGGTGTCGAAAGCTGGGCATGGGGTAAAAACGTACACTCACTCGAAGAAGAAAACATTCATTTCGGTATTTCATCAGGTGAAGTAATTAATGGACTTGGTGAAGTAAACGAAATGCTTGGCCTTCCAATGTCAATACACCTCCACGCAAATAATCTTGGTCACCCCGGAAACTGGGAATTTACTATTGACACAATGGATGTTGCAAAAAATATCAAGCCAGCTGTTAAAAAACAAGGCTATGATACCGGTGTAAAAACAAAATATTCTCATGAACGAGAACAGAGCCTTTATATGACCCACATGCAGTTCCATTCATTTGGTGGAACTTCATGGAAAGACTTTGAATCAAAAGCAGAAGAAATTTCAAAATACGTTAACAAATCTGACCACGTTGTAATGGACAGTGGTAGCGTTGCTTTTGGAAATGCTATTTGTATGACTGGGGACGGTCCAGGTCTTTATGATTTGGCTGTTATGAATGGTCAAAAATGGGCAAACGTGGACGTTGAGCTTGAATGTGGTTCAGGTGTTGTTCCATTTACTTACAGCATGAAAAACAAAGTACACAGCGTTCAATGGGCAATAGGTCTTGAGCTTTTATTATTGACAGATCCTAAAAAAGTAATAATGACTACAGATAACCCTAACGCAGGACCTTTCACAAAATACCCGTTAGTAATAACTTGGTTAATGTCTCAAAAGGCAAGAGAAGACACAATGAAAATATGCAACAAATGGGCTGGTGAAAGAAGTGGCCTTGAAGGTAATGGCAAAGAATACAGCCTTTATGACTTAGCTACAGTTACAAGGGCAACTTCTGCTAAAGCAATAGGTATGGGACACAGAAAAGGACATTTAAGCCCCGGTGCTGATGCGGACATTACAGTTTACGATATAAGTCCAGATTACAATCCTAATGATTACAAAGCAATCGAAAAAGCGTTCACAACTGCGCTATACACGATAAAAGATGGCGAAGTTATCACAAAAGATGGAAGAATTATCGAAACTCCAAAAGGTAGGACTTACTATATCGATGCTAGATTCGATGACGAACTACAGAAAGAGATTGTGGCAGATGTGCAGGATTGGTTTAGAAGATATTATACAGTTAACTTCTCAAATTACCCAGTTCCTGAACTATACCTCACAAAACCAACTCCCCTTAACATTAATGTGAGATAG
- a CDS encoding FmdE family protein codes for MHKAQEILDLVEDPNLLSQFKRVVEFHGFPTAGAFIGIQMYNLSKKLLNFSDDRIYVVSETYNCLPDAFQILGSATTGNKGLRIEDAGKMAARINPWAPAGDNIKGVRIILDPEKTVNYPLLHAWYMNTAKISHKDAVTELLKAGEDVYSYEFIGVIAPAKPKKKVELCETCKEPFIQQNGEKKCLACSK; via the coding sequence ATGCATAAAGCACAAGAAATTTTGGACTTGGTGGAAGACCCCAATCTTCTAAGTCAGTTTAAAAGAGTAGTTGAATTTCATGGATTCCCGACAGCGGGAGCGTTCATTGGGATTCAGATGTATAATTTATCAAAAAAATTACTAAATTTTAGTGATGATAGAATTTACGTTGTAAGTGAGACTTATAACTGCTTACCAGACGCTTTTCAAATTTTGGGTAGTGCCACTACTGGAAATAAGGGTTTAAGGATAGAAGATGCTGGTAAAATGGCTGCAAGGATCAACCCCTGGGCTCCTGCAGGAGATAATATCAAAGGAGTTCGTATAATATTGGATCCTGAAAAAACTGTCAATTACCCGTTACTTCATGCGTGGTACATGAATACTGCTAAGATATCCCACAAGGATGCAGTAACTGAACTTTTGAAAGCTGGAGAAGACGTTTATTCTTACGAATTTATCGGTGTTATAGCACCAGCTAAGCCTAAAAAGAAGGTTGAACTTTGCGAAACATGCAAAGAACCATTCATACAACAAAATGGCGAAAAAAAATGTTTAGCTTGTTCTAAATAA
- the modA gene encoding molybdate ABC transporter substrate-binding protein: MAKKSSGIITGLIIVLVLSAMALFAGCVSDSSSDETVTITVSATSSLTDAMTDIAAAFEEDHPNINVELNFAASGSLRQQIEGGAPVDVFASASKKHVDILEDENLTSAGSVMNFASNNLVLIVPAGNSLNITSVEDLTNDDVTKVSIENPKTAPVGKYAKESLENSGLWDELEEKMVYGENVRQVLTYLETGDVDAGFVYMTDAKIAKENSIEIITTVPTVTEIIYPLCIIDSSEYKEEAQVFVEYLTSETGKQILTYYGFTAEN; the protein is encoded by the coding sequence ATGGCCAAAAAATCATCAGGAATAATCACAGGACTTATAATTGTACTCGTTTTATCTGCAATGGCGCTCTTTGCAGGCTGTGTTTCTGATTCTTCATCAGATGAAACAGTAACAATAACCGTTTCAGCAACATCGAGTTTAACTGATGCGATGACAGATATTGCAGCAGCATTCGAAGAAGATCATCCGAATATTAATGTTGAATTGAATTTTGCAGCATCAGGGTCACTCCGACAGCAGATTGAAGGGGGAGCCCCTGTAGATGTGTTTGCTTCAGCTTCTAAAAAACACGTTGACATCCTTGAAGATGAAAATTTAACAAGTGCTGGCTCAGTAATGAACTTTGCATCAAACAACTTGGTATTAATCGTTCCAGCTGGAAATTCATTAAACATTACTTCAGTTGAAGATTTAACAAACGACGATGTAACGAAAGTTTCAATTGAAAATCCCAAAACCGCACCTGTGGGAAAATATGCTAAAGAGTCACTTGAAAACTCAGGTTTATGGGATGAATTAGAAGAAAAAATGGTTTACGGAGAAAATGTAAGACAGGTTTTAACGTACCTCGAAACAGGGGATGTTGACGCAGGATTTGTATACATGACCGATGCAAAAATTGCAAAAGAAAATTCAATCGAAATTATAACAACAGTACCAACTGTTACAGAAATTATTTATCCATTATGTATCATAGATTCTTCTGAGTATAAAGAAGAAGCCCAAGTTTTCGTAGAATACTTAACAAGTGAAACAGGAAAACAAATCTTAACATATTACGGCTTTACAGCAGAAAACTAG
- the modB gene encoding molybdate ABC transporter permease subunit → MDSVIFPLLLTLKISFISTFFVVVFGVIISYILARKKFHGRDILENIITLPMVLPPTVLGYLLALQLGKNGFIGSLIYKFTGSGILFTWQAAVIAAFIVSFPLMVKTTTAAISSVDRELEYVSYTLGKTELQTIYKITIPLSKKGIVAGSILSFARAVGEFGATLMVAGNLPGKTNTMSLSIYQAFQTGNYELANILVILLIIMSFMTIFLTGRFVEKWKF, encoded by the coding sequence ATGGATTCAGTAATATTTCCTTTATTACTTACATTAAAAATTTCTTTTATATCTACATTTTTTGTAGTTGTTTTTGGAGTTATTATCTCGTATATTCTGGCTAGAAAGAAGTTTCACGGGCGAGATATTCTGGAGAATATAATAACACTTCCAATGGTACTTCCACCAACCGTTTTGGGGTATTTGTTAGCATTACAGCTTGGAAAAAACGGATTTATCGGAAGTTTAATATACAAATTTACAGGTTCAGGAATTTTATTTACTTGGCAAGCGGCGGTAATTGCTGCATTTATCGTATCATTTCCACTAATGGTCAAAACAACGACTGCTGCAATATCTTCAGTCGATAGGGAACTTGAATACGTATCATATACTTTAGGAAAAACTGAATTACAGACAATTTATAAAATAACCATTCCTCTATCAAAAAAAGGGATAGTCGCCGGTTCAATCCTAAGTTTTGCACGGGCAGTTGGTGAATTTGGTGCGACACTAATGGTTGCAGGAAATCTTCCTGGAAAAACAAATACAATGTCTTTATCAATTTATCAGGCATTTCAAACCGGAAACTATGAGTTGGCAAATATCTTAGTGATATTGTTAATTATAATGTCATTTATGACGATATTTCTTACTGGCAGATTTGTCGAAAAATGGAAGTTTTAA
- a CDS encoding formylmethanofuran dehydrogenase subunit C — protein sequence MGEIILKPKYDGTIPVECEVITPDTFEGKSQEEVGALKVLIGPEEHPLSDIFEISGDFTSKKEDMVINIAGNAGNVKLIGFQMTAGKIIVEGDAGFHVGREMKGGEILVNGNAKPWAGMEMEGGLLHIFGNAGDHLGGCYRGRWEGMLGGTIIVEGDAGNNVGDGMVDGKIVVNGNVRAFCGIRLNGGLVYVGGNAIRAVGVEMKKGTIVVAGKIKNFAPGFVSTGVVSDYETGLSGLALPGKLIGFNGDQAFFNKPKGKLYVSLNENYDLLNDELPATERPIEFKGNALKVILNTGSTIEQGRIIKGGDKYSHEYLEVCAVCNMHPEDYILLGKPEKVKVTSESGKYSVLVRAEPNEDVLRRNVFIPRSVWANVIVDAYSVSTGSPIYKGGTVYVEPSEGEILEAEYIIDNIYR from the coding sequence ATGGGAGAAATTATACTTAAGCCAAAATACGATGGTACGATTCCTGTAGAATGTGAGGTAATTACGCCTGACACATTTGAAGGAAAATCGCAAGAAGAAGTAGGTGCTTTAAAAGTGCTTATTGGCCCCGAAGAGCACCCTCTTTCAGATATTTTCGAAATTTCTGGAGATTTTACAAGCAAAAAAGAGGATATGGTAATTAATATCGCAGGAAATGCTGGAAACGTTAAATTAATTGGATTCCAGATGACTGCAGGTAAAATTATCGTAGAAGGAGATGCCGGATTCCACGTAGGTCGTGAAATGAAAGGTGGAGAAATCCTTGTAAATGGGAATGCCAAACCTTGGGCAGGAATGGAAATGGAAGGAGGTCTTCTCCATATCTTTGGAAATGCTGGTGACCACTTAGGTGGGTGCTACAGGGGAAGATGGGAAGGAATGCTTGGTGGAACCATAATCGTAGAAGGAGACGCTGGAAACAACGTTGGAGACGGTATGGTCGATGGTAAAATTGTTGTAAATGGAAATGTACGGGCATTCTGTGGAATCAGATTAAACGGCGGATTAGTTTACGTCGGTGGAAATGCAATTAGGGCTGTTGGAGTAGAAATGAAGAAAGGAACTATTGTAGTTGCTGGAAAAATTAAGAACTTTGCACCCGGATTTGTATCAACTGGCGTTGTAAGTGATTACGAAACAGGACTTTCTGGTTTAGCACTTCCTGGAAAATTAATTGGTTTTAACGGAGATCAAGCATTCTTTAACAAACCAAAAGGTAAGTTATACGTTTCATTAAACGAAAATTACGATTTATTAAACGATGAATTACCTGCTACAGAAAGACCTATCGAATTTAAAGGAAACGCTTTAAAAGTTATCTTAAATACTGGAAGTACAATTGAACAAGGTAGAATCATTAAAGGTGGAGATAAATATTCACACGAGTACTTAGAAGTATGTGCCGTATGTAATATGCACCCGGAAGATTACATTTTACTTGGAAAACCTGAAAAGGTAAAAGTTACAAGTGAAAGTGGAAAATACAGCGTTCTTGTACGTGCTGAACCTAATGAAGACGTTTTAAGAAGAAATGTTTTTATTCCAAGAAGTGTTTGGGCAAACGTTATTGTGGATGCTTATTCAGTTAGTACAGGATCTCCTATCTACAAAGGGGGAACCGTATACGTGGAGCCTTCTGAAGGAGAAATACTGGAAGCAGAATACATTATAGATAACATCTACAGGTGA